The DNA segment CTGAAGGTAGTAGCGCTCTGCACAACGGACCATGAGGTCGATCTCTCGGTCGGCTGCGCCAGCCATCCCTGGTGCTTCCCTGGCCTCTTCCAAGGAGTCCCGCTCCTACGATACATTTGTTATATACAACTGTATCACCTGGTACCGAGTTCTCCCTCCGATGACAATCTCCTCCTGCGCGAAACACCCCCGGGTGTCGCCGGCGCTCCACCGGTGAACCGTTCGTACCTTTGGCCCTTCCCCTGCATAGGGATCTCAGGTATCGGTCTCTATAGGTCTCTCGGGGGGCACCGGTGTCAGACGTTGAGGGATCGATTGTGAAGCGGCGTAAGCGCGTGCCGGGCCCGTGCATCCGGGTTCCAGGTTCCACTACCAGATGGCTCACGGGCGGGAGCGTACCGCGAGGGATGGATGGGCCCCACCGGCGGGGGACGGCACCGAGTCTCCGGCTCCCAGACGTGCCGGAGCCGGCGCATCGCGTGCCCCTCCGCCCGGGCGACATCTGGCTCCAGGAGGGCTTCACCCTGGAGCCCGTGGTCGTGGGGCTCAACGTCCCCACCTTCCTCACCTTGGACGACGCCAGCCGTCTTTACGTTGGCGAGGGGGGTTCTCCCTGACGTGGTCCGAGCCGCTGCACGCCCCCTAACCGGAGGCCGCGCTCTCCGTCTCGACCCGGGCCCGGGCCTTTCGCGTCATCACGTGCGACCCGACCAGCGCCCCCACCGAGGCGAGCAGCAGGATCAGGCTGATCGGCCGGGTGACGAAGACGGTCAGGTCCCCGCCAAAGCGCTGCATGGTCCGGATCAGCTCGGCGTCGGCCAGCGGCCCCAGGATGATCCCCAGGATGACCGCGATCACGGGATAGTCGTACCGGCGCAGGAGCCACCCGAGAACGCCGAAGGCGACCATGACGACCGGATCGACCAGGCTGTTGCGGCCGGCGTAGGTACCCGCCACGGTGAGGACGCCCAGCACTGGCACCAGATAGCGGACCGGGATGTTGACGACCTTCGAAAACGCGTAGGAGAGTACGAAGCCCACCGGGAGCAGAAGGAAGTCCTGAAGGGCGTTGGCGACGATGTAGGCGTAGACGACGTCCTGGTGCTCGTAGACCATGCGCGGCCCTGGGACCCAGCCCTGCAGGATGATGGCGCCCAGCATCACCGCCGTCGCCGCGCCCCCGGGGACGCCCAGGACCAGCATGGTGGCTGTGGCGCCGCCCTCGGACGAGTTGTTGGCCGACTCGGAGGCGATGATCCCTTCCGGAATGCCGGTGCCGAACCGAGACGGGTTCCGGGAGGAGTGCTTGGCCGCGTTGTAGCTCACCAGGGAGGCGACGGTCGCCCCAGCGCCCGGGAGCGCTCCGACACCGACCCCGATCGCCGCCGAGCGGATGATGTTCCACGGGTGGCGGAGCACCTCGCGCATCCCCCGGAACATCTCCCCGATCTGCTCTCGAGAGAGCCGCGTCGTCTTGGACAGGTACGACTGATCCAGGAGCACCAGCAGCTCCGAGAAGCAGAAGAGTCCGATCAGCGCCGGGATCAGGGGCACACCGTCCAGGAGCTGGTAGTTGCCGAAGGTGCCCCGCATGGCGCCGGTGGTCGACATGCCCACCATCCCCAGGAGGAGGCCCAGCAGCCCGGCCAGGTACCCCTTGGCCACATTGGCGCCCTGCAGGGAGGCGATGATGGTCAGCCCGAAGATGGCGATCATGAACATCTCCGGTGGGCCGAAGGAAAGGGCCAGGGTGCCCAGGGGGCCGATCGCGAACAAGAGCACGAGCGAGCCAATCAGCGAACCTAGGGCGCTCGCGCCCACGGCCAGCCCCAGGGCCCGCCCCACCTGGCCCTTCTGCATCATGGGGTAGCCGTCGAAGACGGTGGCCGCCGAGGCCGGCGAGCCGGGGGCGTTGATGAGGATGGCCGTGATCGCCCCGCCGTAGTTGCCGCCCGTGTAGATGGACGAGAGGAAGACCAGCGAGCTGAGCGGGTCCATGTAGTAGGTCACCGGAAGCATGAGGGCGATGCCGGTGCCCCCCGTCAACCCCGGGATGGCACCCAGGATGGTGCCGAAAGCCACCCCGCCCAGCATGAGGAAGAGCATCCAGGGTGTCGTGATGCTCGGGAGGATCTGCGGGAGTTGCTCCAGGATCTCCAAGTCGGATTCACCTCACCTCTGTTCAGAACCGAACCGAGAGGGCGTAGGCGAAGACGGCGTAGATCGCCCCACCCCCGAGCACCGAGACCAGAAGGATGCTCCACGCGTTCCGCACCCCAAGGTAGAGCAGGGTGGCTGCAATGAAGAGAATGCTGGCCGGGAGGAAGCCGATCCAGCCGAAGAGCCGGAGGTAACCAGCCGCCAGCACCACAAAGGCCAGGCGCCAGAGGGTCCTCCTGATGGGCTCCCCTGCCTTGCCCTGTAGTCGTCCGACGACCACCTGGCCCAGGAGAATGAGGCTCAGGATCGCGATGGCCAGCAGGACCGGCCGCGGCAGGAGCAGGTTCAGCTCGGGCCTTGAGATGTCGTGCACGTCGATCCAGTAGATCGCCGCGAGCACCAGGGTGAGAGCCGGCACGATCGCCTCGCCCCAGGCGATCTGACGTCTGGCCGGTGTCGTGCTTCCCATGGTTCCTCCCCCTTCCCTCAGAGAACCCCGCACGTGGGAGGCCGACTGCCACCTCGGCCCCGGACGGCCCGGCTCCCGGGGGTATCCGCCCTCCCAGGGGCCGGGCCCTCGAGAGGCCCCCAGCATCGGGCCGGGCCCGCATGGGGCCCGGCCTCCGTCGTCACTGACCCAGGAACATCTCCTTGAACTGGTTCACCACGGCGTTGGCGTCCCGCACCTGAGCGTTGGACTCCTCCGGCCCGACGAACTGGGTGACCAGCTCCACGCCGCTCTCCTTGCTCCGCTCGATGAACTTCGGGTTGGAGAGCGCCGCCTCATAGGTCCTCAGAAGGGTCTGGTAACGGTCGGGGTACTTCTCCTTCAGCGAGGCGTGGACCGCGACGAACCGGACCGATCCCAGATTGGGGACCGTGACACCGTAGGGCGCCAGCGCCTCGTTGAGCACCTCCGCCTCCGGCCAGCCGGGGAAGGGCTTGGTGCCCGAGACAGCCAGCACGCGGGCCCGATCGCCCATGGCCATGTCGCCCGCGGCCGAGCCCAGGGAGAAGTCGATCTGCTCGCCCATGAGCGCCACCCGCAGCGGGCCGCCGCCGTCGTAGAAGACCTCGATCACGTCCAGCCCCAGCGCGTCGAAGATCAGGTTGCCGACCACGTAGTCCCACCCGCCGGGCTCCACGCCCCAGGCGAGCCTGCCCGGGTTCGCCCGGATCGCCTCCAGCAGATCTGCGAGCGTCCGGTAGGGCGAGCTGGCAGGCACGGTGATCGCGACCGGGTCGAACTGCTGCACGTTGAGGATGTCGAAGTCGTCCAGCTCGTAGCTGGCGCCCCGGAGGATGCTGGCGCTCAGGTACGGCTCGGTGCCGACCATGATGGTGTAGCCGTCGGGACGCGTGCGGTAGAACCGCTCAAAGCCCACCTGGCCCTGGGCCCCCGAGTAGTTCTGGAGCACCAGCGGCACGCCGAGTTCCTGTTCCCAGTAGGGAGCCAGCGCCCGGATCATACGGTCCACGCTGCCGCCCGCATCGAAGGGAATGATCACTTCGATCTCGTGGGCCGGATAGCTCTGGGCCACGGCCATCCCGGCCTGGGCAAGAACGATCGCCGCGCAGACCAGACCGACCGCCAGCGCCTGCCGCCACCAACCCTCTTGCCTGCTCATGACCTGCCACTCCCTCCCCTTGTCGATGAGCCATGCTCCTCCTGAAGCTGCAGGAGGAAACCTTTGAGCCCCCCCGCTTCGAGGAGCTGTTGCGCGAAATCGGGAAGCGGGGACGTCTTCAGCGTCGTGCCCCGGGTCAGGTTGCGGATCTGGCCCCGCTGGGGCTGGACCTCGATCTGATCCCCGGTTGCAGCGTGCTCGGTGATCCCGGGCACTTCCAGCACCAGGATCCCGTTGTTCAAGGCATTGCGATAGAAGGTCCGGGCGAAGGACTCGGCCAGGATCGCCCCTACCTGAAGCTGCTTCCAGACCAGGACCGCGAACTCACGGGAAGAGCCCGAGCCGAAGTTCACTCCTGCCACGATCACGTCACCAGGCCTCGCCCGGGAGCCGAACGTCGGCTCCAGCGGCTCCATCGCGTGGCCCGCCATCTCCTCGAGACTCGGAAGGTGCAGGTACCGGGCCGGAATGATCGCATCCGTGTCCACATCGTCGCCGAAGACCCAGGCCCGTCCGTTTACCTCACCCGTCACGGTCCACCCATCCCTTCTTGGCCAGAATCGCCCACTCGTCACGCCACCCCTGCCGCCCGCCCCTGGTGCCCGCCCCTGCCGGCCTGCTTCAGAGCGAGAGGGGGTCCGTCACCTCGCCGCGGATCGCCGAGGCGGCCACCACCGCGGGGCTGGAAAGGTAGATCTGGGCGTCCGGATGGCCGCTCCGGCCGACGAAGTTCCGGTTCTGGGAGGAGATCCTCACGTCCGCCGGCCCCATGACGCCCAGGTGAATGCCCGGACAGGCGCCGCACCCGGCGTTGGTCACGATCGCGCCCGCATCCTCCAGGATGTCGACGTACCCTGCCCGCCGGGCCGCCCGAAGGATCCACTGGCTCGCCGGCGTGACGATCATCTGGACGTGGCGCGCCACCCGCCGCCCCTTGAGGATCTCCGCCGCGACCGCCAGGTCCGAGAGGGTGGCGTTGGCACAGCTTCCGATGAAGGCCTGGGTGATCCGGGTTCCCGCCGCCTCCCGCACCGGCTGCACGTTGCCCGGGTTGTGGGGAGCGGCCACGAGAGGGGTCAACTCACTCAGGTCGATGACGATGCGCTCCGCGTACTTCGCCTCGGGATCGGCCCTCCACTCTTGGGGATCCACGGTAACGCCCGCCTCGCT comes from the Limnochorda pilosa genome and includes:
- a CDS encoding tripartite tricarboxylate transporter permease codes for the protein MEILEQLPQILPSITTPWMLFLMLGGVAFGTILGAIPGLTGGTGIALMLPVTYYMDPLSSLVFLSSIYTGGNYGGAITAILINAPGSPASAATVFDGYPMMQKGQVGRALGLAVGASALGSLIGSLVLLFAIGPLGTLALSFGPPEMFMIAIFGLTIIASLQGANVAKGYLAGLLGLLLGMVGMSTTGAMRGTFGNYQLLDGVPLIPALIGLFCFSELLVLLDQSYLSKTTRLSREQIGEMFRGMREVLRHPWNIIRSAAIGVGVGALPGAGATVASLVSYNAAKHSSRNPSRFGTGIPEGIIASESANNSSEGGATATMLVLGVPGGAATAVMLGAIILQGWVPGPRMVYEHQDVVYAYIVANALQDFLLLPVGFVLSYAFSKVVNIPVRYLVPVLGVLTVAGTYAGRNSLVDPVVMVAFGVLGWLLRRYDYPVIAVILGIILGPLADAELIRTMQRFGGDLTVFVTRPISLILLLASVGALVGSHVMTRKARARVETESAASG
- a CDS encoding tripartite tricarboxylate transporter TctB family protein; this encodes MGSTTPARRQIAWGEAIVPALTLVLAAIYWIDVHDISRPELNLLLPRPVLLAIAILSLILLGQVVVGRLQGKAGEPIRRTLWRLAFVVLAAGYLRLFGWIGFLPASILFIAATLLYLGVRNAWSILLVSVLGGGAIYAVFAYALSVRF
- a CDS encoding Bug family tripartite tricarboxylate transporter substrate binding protein — translated: MSRQEGWWRQALAVGLVCAAIVLAQAGMAVAQSYPAHEIEVIIPFDAGGSVDRMIRALAPYWEQELGVPLVLQNYSGAQGQVGFERFYRTRPDGYTIMVGTEPYLSASILRGASYELDDFDILNVQQFDPVAITVPASSPYRTLADLLEAIRANPGRLAWGVEPGGWDYVVGNLIFDALGLDVIEVFYDGGGPLRVALMGEQIDFSLGSAAGDMAMGDRARVLAVSGTKPFPGWPEAEVLNEALAPYGVTVPNLGSVRFVAVHASLKEKYPDRYQTLLRTYEAALSNPKFIERSKESGVELVTQFVGPEESNAQVRDANAVVNQFKEMFLGQ
- a CDS encoding 3-isopropylmalate dehydratase small subunit, producing the protein MTGEVNGRAWVFGDDVDTDAIIPARYLHLPSLEEMAGHAMEPLEPTFGSRARPGDVIVAGVNFGSGSSREFAVLVWKQLQVGAILAESFARTFYRNALNNGILVLEVPGITEHAATGDQIEVQPQRGQIRNLTRGTTLKTSPLPDFAQQLLEAGGLKGFLLQLQEEHGSSTRGGSGRS